From Amphiprion ocellaris isolate individual 3 ecotype Okinawa chromosome 10, ASM2253959v1, whole genome shotgun sequence, one genomic window encodes:
- the acin1a gene encoding apoptotic chromatin condensation inducer in the nucleus isoform X3 translates to MADLEDVTLDGRPLQSLRVADLKAALEERGLSKSGQKNTLIKRLKGALMLENLQRTSTPHIGLQPNSHIGEEMSQNSFIKQYLAKQQELLRQRLEREAREAYETNDQDDHAEVNNSTSCPPPAQDATPALAEQHKPPGPSGGDGLFGAVNEGQGNRNQEADMSNPPPSGSVAMRVPGVEHRPERGSASSEVAGDSDDDDSEDGDEDGDDDDWDNSARRRNLREPARMPTARERSGASCQPQQQHIPSLLSPQLRQPTPPPSPPPELSFPLPDTPKQSPPSPDVAPARGSPSTSSSGSSSSDSRSSSPEPQRSGHAERKPGPLTLLARKMESEGAFSGASWHGADGEGDRQDSSSPSAAAFPGRGPPEGLVSAIAHTAKTAGHVPFPMIPGTNQGVTGAYLAHIQAPVSVLKATAVEERDREMELEIEREKALELERQEKLRKLEQERAMEEERQRALALEREREERERALERERFERQQALEREEREKALQRERELALERERQEREQALAKEREEREQALARERALELERQRALEQERLQREKEEREKREREERERAMELERAKALEREREERERALEQERIERERALEAERKERERIEREKVLEQERLEKERLEREKAEQERIEREKALERERIERERALEQERIEREKALERERIEREKALEQERLEREKALEKERLEREKALEKERLEQERREKERLEQERMEKERLEQERREKEKIERERALEQERIEREKALEREREEKEKAEREAALERERMEKERAEKERKERLEREKALEQEKLERARALEKEKKEKERALEQEKAMTLERERLEKEKAMQKEREEQERAQEQEKERARMAERERESHLPPTKRGREVGLTPLPTPPPLSTGPATKTSTETGEQEDAPVSRSEAQAAESGAPMSPTPLSPHTSFKKFRFFRDSSLQPQTSSTSMVIKRPRTFSDSPQPRVSPVSSPTSVGERPLEEHQPSTEQEDQQIHTNREVAAGPPGSARTPSEKQTAVSTALGQSPKKERATRLVLEEKEQAASAKTEQAAKDSIKKAKEVDEIKSSSSSVDAKERRGRDAEKEEKRTRQRSSSNDSSSSESDSGSSSSQSSGSSTSSQEKTRSTSRGRQEGKPERDSPVKAQAQGLKETPEASPCKRETSTEKNNTTADSRSKKLFTEAPTTGETHRKRKDSEEAEIKDKERQVKDTAMADPEKLPETSEETPKAFSARKISLSSSKSSPGAGSAEGDQESAAVAGRKRRWGSSTAVTAKKPSISITTDSLKSLIPDIKPCLGQEAVVDLHPEETVLSGAEDEDRERSDQDLQIRRTVTQVVPLENQENGQKEAKRSRHEELEEEDLRGDRERTKAHEEPMDSSISGAVETQSPTHISHDVEINTVTPSDTLIRRSISQQKTGVSITIDDPVRTARQPSPPRGKVSAIVHVCNLVRPFTLGQLKELLSRTGTLVEEGFWIDKIKSHCYVTYSSIEEAVATRAALHGVKWPQSNPKVLSVDFCQQDELDFHKGLGAADRPGAEDQGPGSGRGRTLGLPSLLPERDQWAEREREMERRERARAEREWDRDKVREFGKPGEEKEGGPRRSRSRERRRKERGKSKEKKTEKKEKAAEDPPAKLLDDLFRKTKAAPCIYWLPLTEEQFLQREAARAERMKEREKRRKEQEEEEERKERMKAAGGTTGDRSEGEKDKDRDRERDRDRGRDRHRDRERERERERENDKRRDGYRRPGGSGAGGGRRSRSRSEPRERRR, encoded by the exons ATGGCGGACCTCGAAGACGTTACGCTGGACGGGAGACCGCTCCAGTCCCTTCGAGTAGCGGACTTAAAAGCCGCTCTGGAGGAGAGGGGACTGTCGAAAAGCGGACAGAAGAATACTCTCATTAAACGGCTCAAGGGG GCTCTCATGCTGGAGAATTTGCAGAGGACCTCCACTCCTCATATTGGATTGCAGCCAAACTCTCAC aTTGGTGAGGAAATGAGCCAGAACAGCTTTATCAAGCAGTATCTGGCTAAGCAACAGGAGCTCCTGAGGCAGCGTCTGGAAAGAGAGGCACGCGAAGCATATGAAACAAATG ATCAAGATGACCATGCAGAAGTTAACAACAGTACATCGTGTCCTCCTCCAGCCCAG GATGCCACACCAGCATTGGCTGAGCAGCACAAACCGCCCGGTCCCTCTGGTGGAGACGGCTTGTTTGGTGCTGTGAATGAGGGACAAGGTAACAGGAACCAGGAGGCTGACATGTCCAATCCACCTCCTTCTGGCTCTGTGGCCATGCGCGTTCCTGGCGTTGAGCACCGGCCAGAGAGAGGGTCTGCATCCAGCGAAGTCGCAGGTGACAGTGATGATGACGATAGCGAGGATGGCGATGAGGATGGCGACGATGATGACTGGGACAACAGTGCTCGAAGAAGAAACCTCAGAGAGCCAGCTAGAATGCCCACAGCAAGAGAAAGGTCTGGAGCATCCTGTCAACCTCAGCAGCAACATATCCCTTCCCTTTTGTCTCCTCAACTTCGCCAACCAACACCACCTCCTTCCCCACCTCCAGAGCTATCATTCCCATTGCCTGATACCCCTAAACAGAGCCCACCTAGTCCAGATGTTGCCCCAGCTAGGGGCTCACCCAGTACTTCCAGCTCTGGTTCCTCCAGCAGCGACAGCCGCAGTAGCAGTCCCGAGCCGCAGAGGAGTGGACATGCCGAGCGAAAGCCCGGACCCCTGACCCTTCTGGCTCGTAAAATGGAGTCAGAAGGTGCTTTCTCTGGAGCAAGTTGGCATGGTGCAGATGGGGAAGGCGATAGGCAGGACAGCAGTTCACCTTCAGCCGCAGCGTTTCCTGGCAGAGGGCCTCCAGAGGGTCTGGTATCTGCCATCGCCCACACAGCCAAAACTGCAGGCCATGTACCATTTCCCATGATTCCAGGCACTAACCAGGGTGTCACAGGAGCATATCTGGCCCATATTCAAGCACCCGTGAGTGTACTCAAGGCCACTGCAGTAgaagagagggacagagagatGGAGTTAGAGATAGAAAGAGAAAAGGCACTTGAGCTGGAAAGGCAAGAGAAGCTGAGAAAACTTGAGCAAGAGCGAGCAATGGAGGAAGAGCGGCAAAGAGCGCTGGctctggagagagagagagaagaaagagagagggctCTGGAAAGAGAGAGATTTGAGCGACAGCAGGCCttagaaagagaagaaagagagaaggcTTTGCAGCGGGAGCGGGAACTTGCTCTAGAACGAGAGAGGCAGGAAAGGGAACAAGCTTTGGCTAAAGAGAGGGAAGAGCGAGAGCAAGCTTTAGCACGAGAGAGGGCCTTGGAGCTGGAGAGGCAGAGGGCCCTGGAGCAAGAACgcctgcagagagaaaaagaggagagggaaaagagagagagagaagaaagggaGAGAGCGATGGAGCTGGAAAGAGCCAAGGCCTTGGAACGAGAACGGGAAGAGAGAGAACGGGCTCTGGAGCAAGAGAGGATAGAGAGGGAAAGAGCTCTAGAGgctgagagaaaagagagggaaaggatagagagagagaaagttcTGGAGCAAGAACGGTTGGAAAAGGAAAGGTTAGAGAGGGAGAAGGCAGAGCAAGAGAGAATAGAGAGGGAGAAAGCCTTGGAACGGGAGAGAATAGAAAGAGAGAGGGCTTTGGAGCAAGAgagaatagagagagagaaagcctTAGAACGAGAGAGAATAGAAAGAGAGAAAGCTCTAGAGCAAGAAAGACTGGAGAGGGAGAAAGCTCTGGAGAAAGAAAgattagagagagagaaagcccTTGAGAAAGAGAGATTGGAGcaagagaggagggagaaagaaagattgGAGCAAGAGAGGATGGAGAAAGAAAG GTTGGAGcaagagaggagggagaaagaaaagattGAAAGAGAAAGAGCACTGGAACAAGAGAGGATAGAGAGGGAAAAGGCCTTGGAACgagaaagggaagaaaaagagaaggcGGAGAGAGAAGCAGCTCTGGAACGGGAGAGGATGGAGAAGGAAAgagctgagaaggagaggaaagagaggcTGGAGAGGGAGAAAGCTCTAGAGCAGGAGAAACTTGAAAGGGCGAGGGCCttggagaaggaaaaaaaggagaaggagagagctTTGGAGCAAGAGAAGGCAATGACTCTTGAGCGTGAGAGGTTAGAGAAGGAGAAGGCCATGCAAAAAGAAAGGGAGGAGCAGGAGAGGGCACAGGaacaggagaaagagagagcgagGATGGCTGAAAGGGAGAGGGAGAGTCACCTCCCTCCTACCAAACGTGGCCGTGAGGTTGGTCTCACCCCTCTGCccactcctcctcccctctccacAGGACCAGCTACAAAGACATCAACAGAGACAGGAGAGCAGGAAGATGCTCCAGTGTCCCGGAGTGAAGCCCAGGCAGCAGAGTCTGGTGCACCCATGTCACCTACACCTCTGTCACCACACACCTCATTCAAGAAGTTTCGCTTCTTCAGGGACTCCTCACTTCAGCCCCAAACCTCATCCACTTCCATGGTTATTAAGCGACCCCGTACATTCTCTGATAGCCCCCAGCCTCGAGTCTCACCTGTCTCTTCACCCACCAGTGTTGGAGAACGACCACTGGAAGAACACCAGCCCTCCACTGAACAAGAAGATCAGCAGATACACACAAACCGAGAGGTTGCTGCAGGGCCACCTGGATCTGCGAGGACTCCGTCTGAGAAGCAGACCGCTGTTAGTACTGCACTGGGCCAGAGTCCCAAAAAAGAACGGGCCACAAGGCTTGTATTGGAGGAGAAAGAACAAGCAGCTTCAGCTAAGACTGAACAGGCTGCCAAGGACTCCATCAAAAAAGCTAAAGAAGTAGATGAAATCAAGAGTTCTTCAAGCTCAGTGGATGCTAAAGAGCGGAGGGGAAGAGAtgcagagaaggaggagaaacgAACAAGACAAAGATCATCATCTAATGATTCCTCTTCCTCAGAATCAGACTCTGGGTCCTCATCATCTCAGTCCTCTGGCTCATCCACATCCTCTCAAGAGAAAACCCGCTCCACCTCCAGAGGTAGACAG GAAGGGAAACCTGAAAGAGATTCACCAGTAAAGGCTCAGGCTCAAGGTTTAAAGGAAACCCCAGAAGCCTCCCCTTGCAAAAGAGAGACGTCTACCGAGAAGAATAACACAACTGCTGACAGTCGATCCAAG AAACTATTCACTGAAGCCCCAACCACAGGAGAGACACATAGGAAGAGAAAGGACAGCGAGGAAGCAGAGATAAAGGACAAAGAAAG GCAGGTGAAGGATACTGCCATGGCAGATCCAGAGAAGCTGCCAGAGACCAGCGAGGAG ACACCAAAGGCCTTCTCAGCTCGTAAGATCTCTCTTAGCA GCAGTAAATCGTCCCCAGGTGCTGGCAGCGCAGAGGGTGACCAGGAGTCTGCGGCTGTGGCCGGTCGCAAGAGGAGGTGGGGCTCTAGCACTGCTGTCACTGCCAAGAAACCTTCCATCAGCATCACAACTGATTCACTAAAG TCTCTGATCCCAGACATCAAGCCGTGTCTCGGCCAGGAGGCAGTAGTGGACCTGCATCCAGAGGAAACTGTTCTCTCTGGAGCTGAGGACGAAGACAGGGAGCGCTCTGACCAGGACCTTCAAATTCGACGCACTGTCACACAG GTGGTGCCTTTGGAAAACCAGGAGAATGGACAGAAAGAGGCAAAGAGGAGCAGACATGAGGAGTTGGAGGAAGAAGATCTACGGGGAGACAGAGAAAGGACAAAGGCCCACGAAGAGCCCATGGACTCCTCCATTTCTGGAGCTGTGGAAACCCAGTCACCAACACATATCAGCCATGATGTAGAAATAAACACTG TGACCCCCAGCGACACCCTCATACGTCGCTCCATCAGCCAGCAGAAAACAGGTGTTTCCATCACCATTGATGACCCTGTTCGCACGGCCCGGCAGCCCTCACCACCTCGCGGCAAAGTGTCTGCTATTGTTCACGTCTGCAACCTG GTGAGGCCGTTCACTCTGGGGCAGCTGAAGGAACTGCTCAGCAGAACCGGCACCTTGGTGGAAGAAGGCTTCTGGATCGACAAAATCAAATCCCACTGCTACGTCACT taCTCTAGTATAGAGGAGGCAGTCGCAACACGGGCAGCTCTTCACGGAGTGAAATGGCCTCAGAGCAACCCAAAAGTCCTCAGCGTTGACTTCTGCCAGCAGGATGAG TTGGACTTCCATAAAGGCTTGGGTGCCGCTGACAGACCCGGAGCAGAAGATCAAGGGCCTGGCTCCGGCCGTGGTCGAACCCTGGGCCTGCCCTCTCTCCTCCCAGAGCGAGACCAGTGGGCGGAACGCGAGCGTGAGATGGAGCGCAGGGAGCGGGCCCGAGCAGAGCGGGAGTGGGATCGCGACAAGGTCAGAGAGTTTGGGAAACCTGGCGAGGAGAAGGAAGGAGGTCCCCGAAGGTCGCGTTCCAGAGAGAGACGACGTAAAGAGAGGGGAAAGAGcaaggagaagaaaacagagaagaagg AGAAAGCAGCTGAGGATCCCCCTGCAAAGCTGCTTGATGACTTGTTCCGCAAAACTAAAGCAGCTCCTTGCATCTACTGGCTTCCACTCACAGAGGAACAG tTCCTTCAGAGGGAAGCAGCCAGAGCAGAGCGGATGAAAGAGCGTGAGAAACGGAGGAAGGagcaagaagaggaggaggagcgcaaGGAGAGGATGAAGGCTGCAGGTGGCACAACGGGCGACCGGAGTGAGGGCGAAAAGGACaaggacagagacagagagagggacagagaccgaggtagagacagacacagagacagggagagggaaagagagagggagagggagaacgACAAACGCAGGGATGGCTACCGTAGGCCAGGGGGCAGCGGGGCAGGCGGCGGCCGGCGCTCACGCAGTCGCAGTGAACCACGAGAAAGACGGCGCTAA